Proteins encoded in a region of the Panthera uncia isolate 11264 chromosome B2 unlocalized genomic scaffold, Puncia_PCG_1.0 HiC_scaffold_24, whole genome shotgun sequence genome:
- the NFKBIL1 gene encoding NF-kappa-B inhibitor-like protein 1 isoform X2, translating to MASTSRRQRRERRFRRYLSAGRLVRAQALLQRHPGLDVDAGQPPPLHRACARHDAPALCLLLRLGADPAHQDRHGDTALHAAARQGPDAYTDFFLPLLSRCPSAMGIKNKDGETPGQILGWGPPWDSAEEEEEDEASKEREWRQKLQGELEDEWQEVIGRFEDDASHETQEPESFSAWSDRLAREHAQKQQQHEAEGARRPPRAEGSSHNWRQQEEEQRLFRERARAKEEELRESRAKRAQEARGDRGPEPARAGPRAEHPRGAGRGSLWRFGDVPWPCPGGGDPEAMAAALVARGPPLEEQGALRRYLRVQQVRWHPDRFLQRFRSQIETWELGRVMGAVTALSQALNRHAEALK from the exons ATGGCCTCCACTTCCCGCCGCCAACGCCGAGAGCGTCGCTTCCGTCGTTACTTGTCTGCAGGACGGCTGGTCCGGGCCCAAGCCCTCCTCCAGAGACACCCGGGCCTTGATGTAGATGCTGGGCAACCCCCACCACTGCACCGGGCCTGTGCCCGGCACGatgcccctgccctgtgcctgCTTCTTCGGCTTGGGGCTGACCCTGCCCACCAGGACCGCCACGGGGACACGGCGCTGCACGCTGCTGCCCGCCAGGGCCCTGATG CCTACACGGACTTCTTCCTGCCACTGCTGAGTCGCTGCCCCTCTGCTATGGGAATAAAGAATAAGGATGGGGAGACCCCTGGGCAAATTCTGGGCTGGGGGCCTCCCTGGGATTCtgctgaagaagaggaagaagacgaGGCCTCTAAGGAGCGGGAATGGAGGCAGAAGCTGCAGGGAGAACTGGAGGATGAGTGGCAGGAGGTCATCGGGAGGTTTGAAG ATGATGCTTCCCATGAGACCCAGGAACCCGAGTCCTTCTCAGCCTGGTCAGATCGCCTGGCCCGGGAACAtgcccagaagcagcagcagcacgaGGCAGAGGGAGCCCGCCGACCCCCACGGGCTGAGGGCTCCAGTCACAACTGGCgacagcaggaggaggagcagcGGCTCTTCCGAGAGCGAGCCCGGGCCAAGGAGGAAGAACTGCGTGAGAGCCGAGCCAAGAGGGCACAGGAGGCTCGTGGGGACCGAGGGCCAGAGCCAGCCAGGGCTGGGCCCAGGGCAGAGCACCcaagaggagcagggaggggcagcctTTGGCGCTTTGGCGAtgtgccctggccctgccctgggggaggggacccagAGGCCATGGCTGCAGCCCTGGTGGCCAGGGGCCCCCCCTTGGAGGAGCAGGGGGCTCTGAGGAGGTACTTGAGGGTCCAGCAGGTCCGCTGGCACCCTGACCGCTTCCTGCAGCGATTCCGAAGCCAGATTGAGACCTGGGAGCTGGGCCGCGTGATGGGAGCTGTGACGGCCCTTTCTCAAGCCCTGAATCGCCACGCGGAGGCCCTCAAGTGA
- the ATP6V1G2 gene encoding V-type proton ATPase subunit G 2 isoform X2, which produces MASQSQGIQQLLQAEKRAAEKVADARKRKARRLKQAKEEAQMEVEHYRREQEQEFQSKQQAAMGSQGNLSAEVEQATRRQRLYGP; this is translated from the exons ATGGCCAGTCAGTCTCAGGGTATCCAGCAGCTCCTGCAAGCTGAGAAGCGGGCGGCTGAGAAGGTGGCAGATGCCAGAAAGa GGAAGGCCCGGCGTCTGAAGCAGGCAAAGGAGGAGGCCCAGATGGAGGTGGAGCATTACCGTCGAGAGCAAGAGCAGGAATTCCAGAGCAAGCAGCAGGCG GCCATGGGCTCCCAGGGGAACCTCTCAGCTGAGGTGGAGCAGGCTACGAGACGCCAG AGACTTTATGGTccctga
- the ATP6V1G2 gene encoding V-type proton ATPase subunit G 2 isoform X1 has product MASQSQGIQQLLQAEKRAAEKVADARKRKARRLKQAKEEAQMEVEHYRREQEQEFQSKQQAAMGSQGNLSAEVEQATRRQVQGMQSSQQRNRERVLAQLLGMVCDVRPQVHPNYRIAV; this is encoded by the exons ATGGCCAGTCAGTCTCAGGGTATCCAGCAGCTCCTGCAAGCTGAGAAGCGGGCGGCTGAGAAGGTGGCAGATGCCAGAAAGa GGAAGGCCCGGCGTCTGAAGCAGGCAAAGGAGGAGGCCCAGATGGAGGTGGAGCATTACCGTCGAGAGCAAGAGCAGGAATTCCAGAGCAAGCAGCAGGCG GCCATGGGCTCCCAGGGGAACCTCTCAGCTGAGGTGGAGCAGGCTACGAGACGCCAGGTACAGGGCATGCAGAGCTCCCAGCAGAGAAACCGTGAACGCGTCCTGGCCCAACTTCTTGGCATGGTCTGTGACGTCAGGCCCCAGGTCCACCCCAACTACCGGATTGCTGTCTAG
- the NFKBIL1 gene encoding NF-kappa-B inhibitor-like protein 1 isoform X1, protein MSNPSPQVPEGEASTSVCRPKTSMASTSRRQRRERRFRRYLSAGRLVRAQALLQRHPGLDVDAGQPPPLHRACARHDAPALCLLLRLGADPAHQDRHGDTALHAAARQGPDAYTDFFLPLLSRCPSAMGIKNKDGETPGQILGWGPPWDSAEEEEEDEASKEREWRQKLQGELEDEWQEVIGRFEDDASHETQEPESFSAWSDRLAREHAQKQQQHEAEGARRPPRAEGSSHNWRQQEEEQRLFRERARAKEEELRESRAKRAQEARGDRGPEPARAGPRAEHPRGAGRGSLWRFGDVPWPCPGGGDPEAMAAALVARGPPLEEQGALRRYLRVQQVRWHPDRFLQRFRSQIETWELGRVMGAVTALSQALNRHAEALK, encoded by the exons ATGAGTAACCCCTCCCCCCAGGTCCCAGAGGGAGAAGCCTCCACATCTGTCTGCCGG cCCAAGACTTCCATGGCCTCCACTTCCCGCCGCCAACGCCGAGAGCGTCGCTTCCGTCGTTACTTGTCTGCAGGACGGCTGGTCCGGGCCCAAGCCCTCCTCCAGAGACACCCGGGCCTTGATGTAGATGCTGGGCAACCCCCACCACTGCACCGGGCCTGTGCCCGGCACGatgcccctgccctgtgcctgCTTCTTCGGCTTGGGGCTGACCCTGCCCACCAGGACCGCCACGGGGACACGGCGCTGCACGCTGCTGCCCGCCAGGGCCCTGATG CCTACACGGACTTCTTCCTGCCACTGCTGAGTCGCTGCCCCTCTGCTATGGGAATAAAGAATAAGGATGGGGAGACCCCTGGGCAAATTCTGGGCTGGGGGCCTCCCTGGGATTCtgctgaagaagaggaagaagacgaGGCCTCTAAGGAGCGGGAATGGAGGCAGAAGCTGCAGGGAGAACTGGAGGATGAGTGGCAGGAGGTCATCGGGAGGTTTGAAG ATGATGCTTCCCATGAGACCCAGGAACCCGAGTCCTTCTCAGCCTGGTCAGATCGCCTGGCCCGGGAACAtgcccagaagcagcagcagcacgaGGCAGAGGGAGCCCGCCGACCCCCACGGGCTGAGGGCTCCAGTCACAACTGGCgacagcaggaggaggagcagcGGCTCTTCCGAGAGCGAGCCCGGGCCAAGGAGGAAGAACTGCGTGAGAGCCGAGCCAAGAGGGCACAGGAGGCTCGTGGGGACCGAGGGCCAGAGCCAGCCAGGGCTGGGCCCAGGGCAGAGCACCcaagaggagcagggaggggcagcctTTGGCGCTTTGGCGAtgtgccctggccctgccctgggggaggggacccagAGGCCATGGCTGCAGCCCTGGTGGCCAGGGGCCCCCCCTTGGAGGAGCAGGGGGCTCTGAGGAGGTACTTGAGGGTCCAGCAGGTCCGCTGGCACCCTGACCGCTTCCTGCAGCGATTCCGAAGCCAGATTGAGACCTGGGAGCTGGGCCGCGTGATGGGAGCTGTGACGGCCCTTTCTCAAGCCCTGAATCGCCACGCGGAGGCCCTCAAGTGA